CGGCTACTCCCTCCTGGGCGACGGACTGCTCCGCAACGCGGTCGCCGGAGGCCCCGACGCCCTGCCCACCGGCGCGGCCGACGGCCCCTGGCCCCTCACCGCCGCGCCCGTGCTGGCTCTCGCCCTGGCCTGCGCGCCGGCGGCCTGGATCACCCACCTCCTCACCGGACGCGCCCGCCGCAGACTCGCCGCGAGCCGCGGCCTGGACGACTTCGCCGCCGCCGTACGACCGCTCCTGCTCGGCGCGTTCGCCCTGTTCCTGGCTGCCCTGGCAGTCCTGCTCGCCCTCTGCGCAGCGGCCCTCGACGAGCCCGCGGCCTACACGCAGGCCCTCACCCTGGGCGCCCTCCTCTTCCTGGCCCGCCTCCTCACCACCCACGGCTTCACCTACGCCCCGGCCGTGGTCCTCACCGCCACGGCCACCGTCGAGGCGGCCGCCCTCGCCACGGTCTTCACCTCCCGCCTCCCCGGCTGCGGCTTCCTGGCCACCCCGGTCGAAACCCTCGTCACCACCTTGGGCGCCGGCAGCGTTCCCGCCCTCGCCTGTGGAGCCGCGGCCCTGGCCCTCCTGATCCACACGACCCGCAAGCTCACCCGCGCCTCGGCCCACGCACCGCCGGAGCCCGCACGGTGACCGCCGCAGACACCGGCCCCACCGCCGCAGGCACCCGTGCCACCACCGAAGGCACCCGCCCCACCCTCCCTTCCCGCTCAAGGAGAACCCGCATGACCACCCACCCCGGAGCCACCGCCACCCCGGGAGCCGCGCGATGAGAGTCCTGCTGATCGGAGCCAACGGCTACATCGGGCGCTTCGTCGCCGACCGTCTGCTCGCCGACCCCGCCGTGCAGCTCACCGCCCTCGGCCGCGGTGACGACGCCGACGTCCGCTTCGACCTCGCCTCCGGCAGCCCCGGCGCCCTCACCCGCTTCCTCGACGCCGTCCACCCCGGCGTCGTCGTCAACTGCGCCGGCGCCACCCGCGGCGGCGCCCGCGAACTCACCCGGCACAACACCGTCGCCGTGGCCACCGTCTGCGAGGCCCTGCGGCGCAGCGGCTGCGGTGCCCGTCTGGTGCAGATCGGGTGCAGCGCGGAGTACGGACCGAGCCAGCCCGGCTCCTCCACGGCCGAGGACGCCGTGCCCCGGCCCGGCGGACCGTACGGCGTCAGCAAACTCGCCGCCACCGAGCTGGTCCTCGGCTCCGGCCTGGACGCCGTCGTCCTGCGCGTCTTCTCCCCGGCCGGACCCGGCACCCCCGCCGGCTCTCCCCTGGGCCGTCTCGCCGAGGCCATGCGCCGCGCCATGCAGTCCGGCGACGGAGAGCTGAAACTCGGCGGCCTCGGCGCGCAGCGCGACTTCGTCGACGTCCGCGACGTGGCCCGCGCCGTGCACGCCGCCTCGCTCTCCGCCGCGCAGGGCGTCATCAACATCGGCTCCGGCCGCGCCGTACGGCTGCGCGACGCCGCCGCGGTCCTCGCCCGCGTCGCCGGGTACGGCGGCGCCCTCCACGAGCTCGACGGCCCGCCCGGCGCGCTGCGTCCGGCCATCGGCCACCCCCGGCCCGACTCGGACCAAGCGCACCCGGTCGCGTACCCGT
This genomic stretch from Streptomyces sp. Go-475 harbors:
- a CDS encoding NAD-dependent epimerase/dehydratase family protein — encoded protein: MRVLLIGANGYIGRFVADRLLADPAVQLTALGRGDDADVRFDLASGSPGALTRFLDAVHPGVVVNCAGATRGGARELTRHNTVAVATVCEALRRSGCGARLVQIGCSAEYGPSQPGSSTAEDAVPRPGGPYGVSKLAATELVLGSGLDAVVLRVFSPAGPGTPAGSPLGRLAEAMRRAMQSGDGELKLGGLGAQRDFVDVRDVARAVHAASLSAAQGVINIGSGRAVRLRDAAAVLARVAGYGGALHELDGPPGALRPAIGHPRPDSDQAHPVAYPYPDGCGSWQQADVRTARDRLGWRPRIGLEESLADIWMEAACRI